One Vibrio penaeicida DNA segment encodes these proteins:
- the rplO gene encoding 50S ribosomal protein L15 — MRLNTLSPAAGSKPSKKRLGRGIGSGLGKTGGRGHKGQKSRSGGSVRPGFEGGQMPLKQRLPKFGFTSRKSLVTSEVRLGELAKVDGDVVDLNSLKAANVITKNIEFVKVVLSGEISKAVTVKGLRVTKGAKAAIEAAGGKIED, encoded by the coding sequence ATGCGTTTGAATACTCTATCACCGGCTGCAGGTTCTAAGCCTTCTAAGAAGCGTTTAGGTCGCGGTATCGGTTCAGGCCTTGGTAAAACAGGTGGCCGTGGTCATAAAGGTCAAAAATCACGTTCTGGCGGCAGTGTTCGTCCAGGTTTTGAAGGCGGTCAGATGCCTTTGAAACAACGTCTACCAAAATTCGGTTTCACTTCTCGTAAGAGTCTAGTGACTTCTGAAGTTCGTCTAGGTGAACTGGCGAAGGTAGATGGTGACGTAGTTGATCTAAACAGCTTGAAAGCTGCTAACGTAATCACTAAGAACATCGAATTTGTTAAAGTTGTTCTTTCTGGTGAAATTAGCAAAGCTGTGACTGTTAAAGGTCTACGCGTAACTAAAGGTGCTAAAGCTGCAATCGAAGCTGCAGGCGGTAAAATCGAGGATTAA
- the rpsK gene encoding 30S ribosomal protein S11, which translates to MAKQPTRARKRVRKQVADGVAHIHASFNNTIVTITDRQGNALAWATAGGSGFRGSRKSTPFAAQVAAERCGEMAKEYGLKNLEVMVKGPGPGRESTIRALNAAGFRITNIVDATPIPHNGCRPPKKRRV; encoded by the coding sequence ATGGCAAAACAACCAACTCGCGCTCGTAAGCGCGTACGCAAGCAAGTAGCAGATGGCGTAGCGCACATCCATGCTTCTTTCAATAACACAATCGTAACCATCACTGACCGTCAAGGTAATGCTCTTGCATGGGCAACAGCTGGCGGTTCTGGTTTCCGCGGTTCTCGTAAATCTACACCGTTCGCTGCACAGGTTGCTGCTGAGCGTTGTGGTGAAATGGCCAAAGAATATGGCTTAAAGAACCTAGAAGTTATGGTCAAGGGCCCTGGTCCTGGTCGTGAGTCTACTATCCGCGCTCTAAACGCTGCGGGTTTCCGTATCACAAACATTGTTGATGCGACTCCGATCCCTCATAACGGTTGTCGTCCACCTAAGAAACGTCGCGTATAA
- the secY gene encoding preprotein translocase subunit SecY codes for MAKKPGQDFRSAQSGLAELKSRLLFVLGALLVFRAGSFVPIPGIDAAVLADLFEQQKGTIVEMFNMFSGGALERASILALGIMPYISASIVVQLLTVVHPALAELKKEGEAGRRKISQYTRYGTLVLATFQAIGIATALPSMVTGQLVVIDQTMFTVIATISLVTGTMFLMWLGEQITERGIGNGISLIIFAGIVAGLPSAIGQTIEQARQGELNVLLLLLIAVLAFAVIYFVVFMERGQRRIVVNYAKRQQGRKVFAAQSTHLPLKINMAGVIPAIFASSIILFPGTLAQWFGNSGGEDSAFSWLTDVSLALSPGQPLYVMLYAAAIIFFCFFYTALVFNPRETADNLKKSGAFVPGIRPGEQTAKYIDKVMTRLTLAGALYITFICLIPEFMMIAWNVRFYFGGTSLLIVVVVIMDFMAQVQTHLMSQQYDSVLKKANLKGYGR; via the coding sequence ATGGCTAAAAAACCAGGACAAGATTTTCGTAGTGCTCAAAGCGGCTTAGCTGAACTAAAGTCGCGCTTATTATTCGTATTAGGTGCACTTTTAGTATTCAGAGCGGGCTCTTTTGTACCGATCCCTGGTATTGACGCAGCTGTACTTGCCGATTTGTTCGAACAGCAAAAGGGTACCATCGTAGAAATGTTTAACATGTTCTCCGGTGGTGCACTTGAGCGTGCTTCTATATTAGCGTTGGGCATCATGCCGTATATTTCGGCATCGATTGTTGTCCAACTGCTAACTGTAGTTCATCCTGCGTTAGCTGAACTCAAGAAAGAGGGTGAAGCCGGCCGTCGTAAGATAAGCCAATATACGCGTTACGGCACGCTTGTACTTGCTACATTCCAAGCTATTGGTATTGCAACTGCTTTGCCAAGCATGGTCACAGGTCAATTGGTCGTTATCGATCAAACCATGTTTACTGTTATTGCAACCATCAGTCTAGTAACCGGCACCATGTTCTTAATGTGGTTAGGTGAACAGATTACTGAGCGAGGAATTGGTAACGGTATCTCATTGATTATCTTTGCAGGTATCGTCGCTGGATTGCCATCGGCAATCGGTCAAACAATAGAGCAAGCGCGTCAAGGTGAACTGAACGTACTTCTTCTGTTGCTAATTGCTGTTTTAGCGTTTGCAGTGATTTACTTCGTTGTTTTCATGGAGCGTGGTCAACGTCGAATCGTCGTTAACTATGCGAAACGTCAGCAAGGTCGTAAAGTTTTTGCAGCGCAAAGCACACACTTGCCTCTTAAAATTAATATGGCAGGTGTGATACCAGCGATTTTTGCGTCTAGTATTATTTTGTTCCCAGGAACATTAGCGCAGTGGTTTGGTAACTCAGGTGGTGAGGACAGCGCATTCAGTTGGTTAACTGATGTGTCTTTGGCCCTTAGCCCTGGACAGCCTCTGTATGTAATGCTTTATGCAGCAGCGATTATTTTCTTCTGTTTCTTTTATACAGCGTTGGTTTTCAACCCACGTGAAACAGCAGATAATTTGAAGAAGTCTGGAGCGTTCGTACCCGGTATCCGCCCAGGTGAGCAGACAGCTAAGTACATTGATAAAGTAATGACGCGATTAACCCTAGCAGGTGCGTTATACATTACCTTTATCTGTCTGATTCCCGAGTTCATGATGATCGCTTGGAACGTACGTTTCTATTTTGGCGGTACATCACTACTTATCGTAGTTGTTGTTATCATGGACTTCATGGCACAGGTACAGACTCATCTGATGTCACAACAGTATGATTCTGTGTTGAAAAAAGCGAATCTGAAAGGCTACGGTCGTTAA
- the rpsE gene encoding 30S ribosomal protein S5, whose amino-acid sequence MAKEQQQATDLHEKLIAVNRVSKTVKGGRIFSFTALTVVGDGNGRVGFGYGKAREVPAAIQKAMEKARRNMVTVALNDGTLHHAVKGRHTGSKVYMQPAAEGTGIIAGGAMRAVLEVVGVHNVLAKAYGSTNPINIVRATIDGLSGMKSPEMVAAKRGLTVESISE is encoded by the coding sequence ATGGCTAAAGAACAACAACAAGCTACAGATTTGCACGAAAAGCTAATTGCTGTTAACCGTGTTTCTAAAACGGTTAAAGGTGGTCGAATCTTTAGTTTTACTGCACTAACTGTTGTTGGTGACGGTAATGGTCGCGTTGGTTTCGGTTACGGCAAAGCTCGTGAAGTACCAGCAGCGATTCAAAAAGCAATGGAAAAAGCGCGCCGTAACATGGTTACTGTAGCGCTTAATGACGGAACTCTTCACCACGCGGTGAAAGGTCGTCACACTGGCTCAAAAGTTTACATGCAGCCAGCTGCAGAAGGTACTGGTATCATCGCAGGTGGTGCGATGCGTGCAGTACTTGAAGTTGTAGGTGTTCATAACGTACTTGCTAAAGCATACGGTTCTACGAACCCTATCAACATCGTTCGCGCGACGATCGATGGTCTGAGTGGCATGAAGTCTCCTGAGATGGTTGCTGCTAAGCGTGGTCTAACTGTTGAATCTATTTCGGAGTAA
- the rpsD gene encoding 30S ribosomal protein S4, with product MARYLGPKLKLSRREGTDLFLKSGVRAIDTKCKIDNAPGVHGARRGRLSEYGVQLREKQKVRRMYGVLEKQFRNYYKEAARLKGNTGENLLQLLEGRLDNVVYRMGFGATRAEARQLVSHKAILVNGKVVNVPSFKVAANDVVSIREKAKQQSRIKAAIEVAEQREKPTWIEVDGGKMEGTFKRLPERSDLSADINEHLIVELYSK from the coding sequence ATGGCAAGATATTTGGGTCCTAAGCTGAAGCTTAGCCGTCGCGAAGGCACTGACTTATTCCTTAAGTCTGGTGTTCGTGCGATTGATACCAAGTGTAAAATCGATAACGCACCAGGTGTACACGGCGCTCGTCGCGGTCGTCTATCTGAATATGGCGTTCAGCTTCGTGAGAAGCAAAAAGTTCGTCGTATGTACGGCGTTCTAGAAAAACAATTCCGTAACTACTACAAAGAAGCTGCACGCCTTAAAGGCAACACGGGTGAAAACCTACTTCAGCTTCTTGAAGGTCGTCTTGATAACGTAGTTTACCGCATGGGCTTTGGCGCAACTCGCGCAGAAGCACGTCAGCTAGTTAGCCATAAAGCTATCCTAGTAAACGGTAAAGTTGTAAACGTTCCTTCATTCAAAGTTGCGGCTAACGACGTTGTATCTATTCGTGAGAAAGCTAAACAGCAATCTCGCATTAAGGCAGCTATTGAAGTTGCTGAACAACGCGAAAAACCAACTTGGATTGAAGTAGATGGTGGCAAGATGGAAGGTACGTTCAAGCGTTTGCCTGAGCGTTCAGATCTGTCAGCTGACATCAACGAACACCTGATCGTCGAGCTTTACTCTAAGTAA
- the rpmJ gene encoding 50S ribosomal protein L36 — translation MKVRASVKKICRNCKVIKRNGVVRVICSEPKHKQRQG, via the coding sequence ATGAAAGTTCGTGCTTCCGTTAAAAAAATCTGCCGTAACTGTAAAGTAATCAAGCGTAACGGTGTCGTTCGCGTGATTTGCAGTGAGCCAAAGCACAAGCAGCGCCAAGGCTAA
- the rpmD gene encoding 50S ribosomal protein L30 → MATIKVTQTKSSIGRLPKHKASLRGLGLRRINHTVELEDTPCVRGMINKVYYMVKVEE, encoded by the coding sequence ATGGCAACTATTAAAGTAACTCAAACTAAAAGCTCAATTGGCCGTCTACCAAAGCACAAAGCGTCTTTGCGTGGTCTAGGTCTTCGTCGTATCAACCACACTGTAGAACTTGAAGATACTCCGTGCGTGCGCGGAATGATCAACAAGGTTTACTACATGGTTAAAGTTGAGGAGTAA
- the rpsM gene encoding 30S ribosomal protein S13, with protein sequence MARIAGINIPDQKHAVIALTAIYGIGKTRAQAILADVSIAENVKISELTEEQIDQLRDGVAKYTVEGDLRREVSMNIKRLMDLGCYRGLRHRRSLPLRGQRTKTNARTRKGPRKPIKK encoded by the coding sequence GTGGCCCGTATAGCAGGCATTAACATTCCTGATCAGAAGCATGCTGTGATTGCATTAACTGCAATTTACGGCATCGGTAAAACTCGCGCTCAAGCTATTCTAGCTGACGTGAGTATTGCTGAAAATGTGAAGATCAGTGAACTAACTGAAGAGCAGATTGATCAACTGCGTGATGGTGTAGCTAAGTACACTGTAGAAGGTGATCTACGTCGTGAAGTTTCCATGAACATCAAGCGTCTTATGGACCTTGGTTGTTACCGTGGTCTTCGTCATCGTCGCAGTCTACCACTACGTGGACAGCGTACTAAAACCAACGCTCGCACCCGTAAGGGTCCGCGCAAGCCGATCAAAAAATAA